A portion of the Ferrovum sp. JA12 genome contains these proteins:
- a CDS encoding recombinase family protein, whose protein sequence is MSEALKRRMRCAVYTRKSTDEGLDQEYNSIDAQRDAGHAYIASQRAEGWIPVADDYDDPAFSGGNMERPSLRRLMADIEAGKIDVVVIYKIDRLTRSLADFSKMVEVFERYGVSFVSVTQQFNTTTSMGRLMLNILLSFAQFEREVTGERIRDKIAASKRKGMWMGGVPPLGYDVENRRLVPNEREAKLIRHIFQRFVELGSSTMLFKELKLDGVTSKAWTTQDGKTRDGKPIDKGLIYKLLNNRTYLGELRHKEQWYQAEHPPIIDRELWDKVHAILATNGRVRGNATRATVPYLLKGIVFGNDGRALSPFHTTKKNGRRYRYYVPQRENKEHAGASGLPRLPAAELESAVLDQLRAVLRSPDLLGDVLPRAIELDPSLDEAKVTVAMTRLDAIWEQLFPAEQTRIVKLLVEKVIVSPNDLEVRLRANGIERLVLELQPAGAAQPEEALA, encoded by the coding sequence ATGAGCGAAGCACTGAAACGCCGTATGCGCTGCGCGGTCTACACGCGCAAGTCCACCGACGAGGGGCTGGACCAGGAATACAACTCGATCGACGCACAACGTGATGCGGGGCATGCCTACATCGCCAGCCAGCGCGCCGAGGGATGGATTCCGGTGGCAGACGACTACGATGATCCGGCCTTCTCGGGCGGCAACATGGAACGCCCATCGCTGCGACGATTGATGGCCGACATCGAGGCCGGCAAGATCGATGTGGTCGTCATCTACAAGATCGACCGCCTGACGCGCAGCCTCGCGGACTTCTCCAAGATGGTCGAGGTGTTCGAGCGCTATGGCGTGTCGTTCGTGTCGGTCACCCAGCAATTCAACACCACCACGTCGATGGGGCGGCTGATGTTGAACATCCTGCTGTCCTTCGCACAGTTCGAGCGCGAGGTCACCGGCGAGCGCATCCGCGACAAGATCGCCGCCAGTAAGCGCAAGGGCATGTGGATGGGCGGCGTGCCTCCCCTCGGTTACGACGTCGAGAACCGCCGACTGGTGCCCAACGAACGTGAGGCCAAGCTCATCCGGCACATCTTCCAGCGCTTCGTTGAACTGGGCTCCAGCACGATGCTGTTCAAGGAGCTGAAGCTCGACGGCGTGACGTCCAAGGCGTGGACCACGCAGGACGGCAAGACCCGAGACGGCAAGCCGATCGACAAGGGGCTGATCTACAAGCTGCTCAACAACCGGACCTACCTCGGTGAACTGCGCCACAAGGAGCAGTGGTACCAGGCCGAGCATCCACCGATCATCGACCGAGAGTTGTGGGACAAGGTGCACGCCATCCTCGCCACCAACGGTCGGGTTCGCGGCAACGCCACCCGGGCGACGGTGCCGTACCTGCTCAAGGGCATCGTGTTCGGCAACGACGGTCGCGCCTTGTCGCCGTTTCACACCACCAAGAAGAACGGTCGCCGCTACCGCTACTACGTGCCGCAGCGCGAGAACAAGGAGCACGCGGGCGCGTCTGGGCTGCCACGGCTGCCGGCTGCAGAGCTTGAGTCCGCCGTGCTGGACCAACTGCGCGCGGTCCTGCGATCGCCGGATCTCCTGGGCGACGTCCTGCCACGAGCGATCGAACTCGACCCCAGCCTCGACGAGGCGAAGGTCACCGTCGCCATGACGCGGCTCGACGCCATATGGGAGCAGCTCTTCCCAGCCGAGCAGACGCGCATCGTCAAGCTGCTGGTCGAGAAGGTGATCGTGTCGCCCAACGACCTGGAAGTGCGGCTGCGCGCCAACGGCATCGAGCGTCTGGTGCTGGAACTGCAGCCAGCCGGCGCGGCCCAGCCCGAGGAGGCATTGGCATGA
- a CDS encoding phage exclusion protein Lit family protein, translated as MGAAMVEAVIAVKALLQGATPERKQDIEDLWDRYAPKICLVDDARGVNISAGKGRIQFDHKTLEAIWLLGFNGWRSIETYSPAIILAGITGGALEDILRADGELASFEMDYRSRSNSARSIIEGQSSVHTTWPQDVPRPEADRETLGSHQEMAAFDLVCLATAYVFLHELRHVKFLSDGDYPADRREEEIACDVWARSFLTDKIGNYAQSVGQAFRRVLDKRSMGIALGAMILHEITPESARWGTAEYPPITTRIQTMISGSPLAKESHYWLFTACLLVGIFRQAQRQLPTYAPSTNELVEKLTADLVT; from the coding sequence ATGGGTGCAGCAATGGTTGAAGCAGTCATCGCTGTTAAGGCTCTGCTGCAAGGCGCCACGCCTGAGCGAAAACAAGACATTGAGGACCTATGGGATCGCTATGCACCCAAGATCTGCCTAGTCGACGACGCTCGAGGCGTGAACATCAGCGCGGGCAAGGGTCGCATCCAGTTTGACCACAAGACACTCGAGGCAATCTGGCTGCTCGGTTTCAATGGGTGGAGATCAATCGAGACGTACTCTCCAGCGATCATTCTCGCCGGCATCACTGGTGGGGCCCTTGAAGACATACTGCGCGCCGATGGCGAGCTTGCTTCTTTCGAGATGGATTACAGGTCTCGCTCAAATTCAGCTCGATCGATCATCGAAGGGCAAAGTTCGGTGCACACCACCTGGCCGCAAGATGTTCCGCGTCCTGAAGCCGATAGAGAAACGCTCGGCAGCCATCAAGAAATGGCGGCTTTCGACTTAGTCTGTCTGGCGACCGCCTATGTCTTTCTTCATGAACTTCGGCACGTGAAATTTCTCAGTGACGGCGACTACCCCGCCGACCGGCGCGAAGAAGAGATTGCATGCGATGTCTGGGCAAGGTCATTTCTGACCGACAAGATTGGAAACTATGCCCAGTCTGTTGGCCAGGCTTTCAGAAGGGTTCTGGATAAGCGATCAATGGGAATCGCACTCGGTGCAATGATCTTGCACGAAATAACCCCGGAAAGCGCTCGGTGGGGAACAGCGGAATATCCGCCGATTACTACGCGCATCCAGACGATGATATCCGGCAGCCCGCTCGCCAAGGAGTCGCACTACTGGCTCTTCACGGCGTGCTTACTTGTCGGGATATTTCGACAAGCACAGCGACAGCTGCCAACGTACGCGCCGAGCACGAATGAGTTGGTGGAAAAGCTGACAGCTGACCTGGTCACGTAG
- a CDS encoding nucleotidyl transferase AbiEii/AbiGii toxin family protein: MPESFLHLKAQEQSQIYRALAPQLARSPVVLEKDVWVCWVLQTLFTMPGRLPMAFKGGTSLSKVFGAIARFSEDVDITLDYRGLDGSFDPFAEGVSRNRLKKFSEDLKSFVRDHAHGVVAPHFQRTLAAEFDAGAFQLEVSDDGEQLRVHYPTVLDAPGDYVGNSVLIEFGGRNITEPNEKHEVRPDIAEHVAALDFPRSKVSVLSPARTFWEKATLMHVECQRDEFRTGAERLSRHWYDLAMLADLAHGQAALADRALLADVVKHKKVFYNASYANYDACLAGQLRLIPEDAALAALRDDFQRMIGAGMFIGEPPAFDAIADRLRALETTINGCSNG; encoded by the coding sequence ATGCCTGAGTCCTTCCTGCACCTGAAAGCTCAAGAGCAGTCCCAAATCTATCGGGCACTGGCTCCGCAGCTTGCCCGCTCGCCCGTAGTCCTGGAAAAAGATGTCTGGGTCTGCTGGGTGCTGCAGACCCTGTTCACCATGCCCGGCCGACTTCCGATGGCCTTCAAGGGTGGCACCTCGCTATCCAAAGTGTTCGGAGCCATCGCACGCTTCTCCGAAGACGTGGACATCACGCTCGACTACCGTGGCTTGGACGGTTCCTTCGATCCGTTTGCCGAAGGCGTCTCGCGCAATCGGCTGAAAAAATTCAGCGAGGATCTCAAGTCCTTCGTGCGCGATCATGCTCATGGTGTTGTGGCACCGCACTTTCAGCGGACACTGGCAGCCGAGTTCGATGCCGGCGCATTCCAGCTTGAAGTCAGCGATGACGGCGAGCAGTTGCGTGTGCACTACCCGACCGTGCTTGATGCGCCGGGGGACTACGTTGGCAACAGCGTCCTGATTGAGTTCGGTGGTCGCAACATCACCGAGCCGAACGAAAAGCATGAGGTACGGCCCGACATCGCGGAGCATGTCGCTGCGCTCGATTTTCCTCGTTCGAAGGTCAGTGTGCTGTCCCCGGCGCGTACCTTCTGGGAGAAGGCGACGTTGATGCACGTCGAGTGTCAGCGCGACGAGTTCCGTACTGGCGCCGAACGTTTGTCACGCCACTGGTACGACCTGGCCATGCTGGCTGATCTTGCCCATGGGCAAGCCGCTCTGGCCGATCGCGCTCTGCTCGCGGATGTCGTCAAGCACAAAAAGGTCTTCTACAACGCGAGCTACGCCAACTACGACGCATGCCTGGCCGGGCAGCTCAGACTCATTCCGGAAGATGCCGCACTGGCCGCGCTGCGCGATGACTTCCAGCGCATGATCGGTGCCGGCATGTTCATCGGCGAGCCACCCGCCTTCGACGCCATCGCCGATCGTCTGCGCGCGCTGGAAACAACGATCAATGGGTGCAGCAATGGTTGA
- a CDS encoding DUF6088 family protein, whose product MNTTTKTAELIRQRIETMPIGEPFTPTAFLECGTRASVDQTLSRLVKAGSIERVTRGVFVRPEVSRFVGKVSPSPLKVAETVAKTTGAVVQVHGAEAARRLELTTQVPTQSVFVTSGPSKRIRVGKMEIRLQHVCQRKLALAGRPAGLALAAMWYLGKTEVTPALVEKIRRKLGSSEFGVLKSATSSMPAWMSDAIFRSERTVVHA is encoded by the coding sequence ATGAACACGACGACCAAGACCGCCGAGCTGATTCGCCAGCGCATCGAGACGATGCCGATTGGGGAGCCCTTCACCCCAACGGCATTCCTGGAGTGCGGCACGCGCGCGTCCGTCGATCAGACCCTCTCCCGCCTCGTCAAAGCAGGATCGATTGAGCGTGTGACGCGCGGCGTCTTCGTGCGCCCCGAGGTTAGCCGTTTCGTCGGCAAGGTTAGTCCCTCGCCTTTGAAGGTCGCCGAGACGGTCGCCAAGACCACTGGCGCCGTCGTCCAGGTTCACGGTGCCGAAGCGGCGCGTCGGCTCGAGCTGACCACGCAGGTTCCGACCCAGTCGGTATTCGTGACATCCGGCCCGTCGAAGCGCATCCGCGTAGGGAAGATGGAGATCCGTCTGCAGCACGTCTGTCAGCGCAAGTTGGCCTTGGCGGGTCGACCCGCCGGGCTCGCGCTTGCGGCGATGTGGTACCTCGGCAAGACGGAAGTAACGCCGGCTCTCGTCGAGAAGATTCGGCGCAAGCTGGGATCAAGCGAATTCGGGGTGCTGAAGTCAGCCACCAGTTCAATGCCCGCATGGATGAGCGACGCCATCTTCCGGAGCGAGCGGACGGTTGTTCATGCCTGA
- a CDS encoding DEAD/DEAH box helicase has product MTTFHDLGLIEPLLKAVEEMGYLEPTAIQNMAIPAILSGQDVQAMAQTGTGKTAGFTLPLLQQLAPFANTSMSPAKHPVRALVLAPTRELAIQVEESVKNYSKHLSLKSCAIYGGVNIQEQIKLLQSGVEIVIATPGRLMDHVSQKTIQLSQVSHFILDEADRMLDMGFIPDIKKIVALLPLQRQNLMFSATFSDEINRLAKGILNHAVQLQSAQRNTTAASVVESFYLINEHRKKELLVELFLQSKGTQAIVFTNTKIDASKISQSILREGIKCDALHGDRSQRERIDILDKFKTGQIDLLIATDVAARGLDIEALPLVFNYDLPSVAEDYIHRIGRTGRAGSLGQAISFVTESDRRLVSAIEKLTTNHYELKSGEAILHKPSQEVIETPSRNLSQKSSYLTASIDKKPREIPALLKNFNLEG; this is encoded by the coding sequence ATGACGACATTTCATGACTTAGGATTAATTGAACCATTACTAAAGGCAGTGGAAGAGATGGGCTACCTTGAGCCCACCGCTATCCAAAATATGGCCATACCTGCTATTTTATCAGGCCAAGATGTGCAGGCTATGGCCCAAACAGGAACTGGTAAAACTGCTGGTTTCACGCTCCCTTTACTCCAGCAGCTAGCTCCTTTTGCTAACACAAGCATGTCTCCTGCTAAGCATCCAGTAAGAGCCTTAGTATTAGCCCCTACAAGAGAACTTGCTATTCAAGTGGAGGAGAGCGTTAAAAATTACAGTAAACACCTATCTCTTAAATCCTGCGCCATTTATGGCGGGGTAAATATTCAAGAGCAAATCAAGTTACTCCAATCAGGTGTTGAAATCGTGATTGCAACGCCTGGACGACTCATGGATCATGTGAGCCAAAAAACTATCCAGCTCTCACAAGTCTCCCATTTTATTTTAGATGAGGCAGATAGGATGCTAGATATGGGGTTCATTCCCGATATTAAAAAAATTGTGGCGCTGTTACCTCTCCAGCGTCAAAATTTAATGTTTTCAGCGACCTTTTCCGATGAGATCAATCGCTTAGCTAAAGGCATTTTGAACCATGCCGTACAACTGCAATCAGCTCAGCGCAATACCACAGCGGCCTCAGTGGTGGAATCCTTCTATCTCATTAATGAGCACAGAAAAAAGGAGTTGCTAGTAGAGCTCTTTTTACAATCGAAAGGCACACAAGCTATTGTTTTTACTAATACAAAAATTGATGCTTCAAAAATCTCGCAAAGCATATTACGAGAGGGTATTAAATGTGATGCACTCCACGGTGACCGAAGTCAGAGAGAGCGCATTGATATTTTGGATAAATTTAAAACTGGCCAAATCGATTTATTAATTGCTACCGATGTGGCTGCTCGGGGCTTAGATATTGAAGCACTACCACTCGTTTTTAATTATGATCTCCCCAGTGTTGCAGAGGATTATATTCACCGCATTGGCAGAACCGGACGAGCAGGGAGCTTGGGGCAAGCCATTTCCTTTGTTACGGAGAGTGACCGGCGTTTAGTTAGCGCCATTGAAAAACTTACCACTAACCATTATGAGCTCAAATCGGGTGAGGCTATACTTCACAAGCCCTCCCAAGAAGTCATAGAAACCCCATCAAGAAACCTCTCGCAAAAGAGCTCGTACTTAACAGCTTCCATTGATAAAAAGCCCCGTGAAATCCCCGCGCTGTTAAAAAACTTCAACCTTGAGGGTTAA
- a CDS encoding DUF167 domain-containing protein gives MAVALPCFIVLYVQPGAANTELSGFYGTMAKVRLRAQAIDNQANVALIAFLAEFLDIPKRDIEIVSGHHSRIKRVQLMKSSPKVHQLLLSKE, from the coding sequence ATGGCTGTGGCTTTACCCTGTTTCATTGTGCTGTATGTACAGCCTGGTGCTGCCAATACTGAATTATCTGGATTTTATGGAACAATGGCAAAAGTTCGCCTGCGAGCTCAGGCGATCGATAATCAGGCTAACGTTGCGCTAATTGCTTTCTTGGCGGAGTTCCTTGATATTCCTAAACGTGATATAGAAATTGTCTCAGGTCATCATAGCCGGATAAAAAGAGTGCAATTAATGAAAAGTTCACCAAAGGTTCATCAACTTTTATTATCCAAAGAATAA
- a CDS encoding FAD-linked oxidase C-terminal domain-containing protein yields the protein MKDYFNLVIKFSMDRNHLVNLLSQCLPRESILTDPEDVKPFETDGLSAYKELPWIVVLPTQENEVQAILKVCHQHQVPVVARGSGTGLSGGALPVKEGVVLSLSKFTKILSIDALSRTAVVQPGVRNLAVSEAAASLGLYYAPDPSSQIACSIGGNVAENSGGVHCLKYGLTVHNLLKVRVVSMEGEILELGSDALDSAGYDLLALITGSEGLLGVVTEVTVKLLPKPQLAQAILAAFDDVEKASTAVANIIAAGIIPAGLEMMDGPATRAAEAFVHANYPVDAEAVLICESDGTPEEVADEIARMKAILEASGALELRYSQDEAQRLKFWAGRKAAFPAVGRLSPDYYCIDGTIPRKTLGYVLKKIYELGREYNLEVANVFHAGDGNLHPLILFDAAIEGEFERTEAYAGKILELCVEVGGTITGEHGVGVEKINQMCTQFDSPTLTSFHGVKAAFDQQGLLNPGKLIPTLQRCAEMGAMHVHHNQLPHAHLPRF from the coding sequence ATGAAAGATTATTTTAATCTGGTGATCAAATTCTCTATGGACAGAAATCATTTAGTGAATCTTCTTAGCCAATGCTTACCTCGTGAATCGATTCTTACGGATCCAGAGGATGTGAAACCCTTTGAGACAGATGGCTTATCAGCCTATAAAGAATTACCTTGGATTGTGGTGTTACCTACCCAAGAGAATGAAGTTCAAGCTATTCTAAAAGTGTGTCATCAACACCAAGTGCCGGTGGTGGCTAGGGGTTCTGGCACGGGTCTCTCCGGTGGGGCATTACCCGTTAAAGAGGGAGTGGTATTATCCCTCTCCAAGTTCACTAAAATCCTTTCCATTGACGCACTTTCTCGCACTGCCGTGGTTCAACCAGGGGTGAGAAACTTGGCGGTGTCAGAGGCGGCAGCTTCCTTAGGTCTGTATTACGCTCCAGACCCATCCTCTCAAATTGCCTGCAGTATTGGTGGTAATGTGGCTGAAAACTCCGGTGGCGTCCATTGCCTCAAATACGGTTTGACTGTGCATAACCTTCTCAAAGTGAGGGTCGTGAGTATGGAAGGGGAGATTTTAGAGTTAGGCAGTGATGCTTTAGATTCTGCAGGGTATGATCTGTTAGCTTTGATCACCGGCAGTGAAGGGTTGCTGGGAGTGGTGACCGAGGTTACAGTTAAATTGCTACCCAAACCGCAACTCGCCCAAGCCATTCTGGCGGCCTTTGATGATGTAGAAAAGGCCAGTACAGCTGTTGCCAATATTATTGCAGCAGGCATTATCCCAGCCGGTCTTGAGATGATGGATGGTCCCGCTACCCGTGCTGCAGAAGCCTTCGTTCATGCCAACTATCCAGTGGATGCCGAAGCGGTATTAATTTGTGAATCGGACGGTACCCCTGAGGAAGTGGCCGATGAAATAGCGCGAATGAAGGCTATTTTAGAGGCGTCCGGTGCCTTGGAGTTACGTTACTCACAGGATGAGGCGCAGCGACTCAAATTCTGGGCGGGAAGAAAGGCTGCCTTTCCTGCAGTGGGTAGGCTCTCACCTGATTATTATTGCATTGATGGGACGATTCCCCGGAAAACTTTAGGGTATGTGTTAAAGAAAATCTATGAGCTCGGACGAGAGTACAACTTGGAAGTGGCTAATGTTTTTCATGCGGGAGATGGTAATTTGCATCCTTTGATTTTATTTGATGCCGCCATTGAAGGTGAGTTTGAAAGAACTGAGGCTTATGCTGGTAAGATTCTTGAGCTATGTGTGGAAGTAGGTGGCACCATCACAGGAGAGCATGGTGTTGGAGTGGAAAAAATTAACCAAATGTGTACTCAGTTTGATAGTCCCACTTTAACATCCTTTCATGGGGTTAAGGCTGCCTTTGATCAACAGGGTTTATTGAATCCAGGAAAACTGATTCCCACCTTACAGCGCTGTGCAGAAATGGGGGCAATGCATGTGCACCATAATCAACTGCCCCACGCTCATTTACCACGTTTTTAA
- the glcE gene encoding glycolate oxidase subunit GlcE, translating into MPNSITEIIEFVKNASQTERTINIAGSGSKAFWVNAQADLILDMTHYQGIIEYEPSELVMSVKAGTPLDEVIHTLDKEGQMLAFEPPLFSEGGSVGGMVASGLSGPRRAYTGSVRDYVLGVRVIDGLAQDLHFGGRVIKNVAGFDVSRLMVGALGSLGVIAEVSLKVMPKPQYELTLSYSLSETQALQKMNELASRPYPISATSFSLGELKIRFSGAEVAVKAAYRELGGEVVEKADLWWHSLRNQTYQGFHSQKPLWRLSVKNTAKPLGLSGQSLIEWGGALRWINSEHTPAQIFKVAVEAQGHAQLFRGGDPQHPISSPLSPTLIPIHQRLKHNFDPKGIFNPGLPGNF; encoded by the coding sequence ATGCCTAATTCCATTACAGAGATAATAGAGTTTGTGAAGAACGCTTCACAAACTGAGCGCACCATCAACATAGCCGGCTCGGGTTCCAAAGCCTTTTGGGTCAACGCACAAGCTGATCTGATCCTTGATATGACCCATTATCAGGGGATCATTGAGTATGAACCAAGCGAACTTGTTATGAGTGTTAAAGCTGGGACCCCCTTAGATGAAGTCATTCATACTTTAGATAAGGAAGGGCAAATGTTAGCCTTTGAACCGCCGCTTTTTAGTGAAGGGGGGAGCGTGGGCGGCATGGTGGCAAGTGGTCTATCAGGACCGCGGCGTGCCTATACCGGATCAGTACGGGACTACGTGCTGGGAGTAAGAGTTATTGATGGTCTTGCCCAAGACTTACATTTTGGTGGGCGGGTAATTAAAAATGTGGCCGGCTTTGATGTGTCACGCCTGATGGTGGGCGCCTTGGGCTCCCTTGGTGTAATAGCCGAAGTATCCTTAAAAGTCATGCCAAAACCTCAATATGAATTGACCTTAAGTTACTCTTTGAGTGAAACCCAAGCTTTACAAAAAATGAATGAGCTTGCGAGTCGCCCCTATCCCATTTCTGCCACGAGTTTTTCTCTTGGAGAATTGAAGATTCGTTTTTCGGGGGCTGAGGTGGCCGTGAAAGCCGCATACAGGGAACTTGGTGGGGAGGTGGTTGAGAAAGCTGATCTATGGTGGCATTCTCTGCGTAACCAAACTTATCAAGGGTTTCATTCCCAAAAGCCTCTCTGGCGTTTGTCAGTCAAAAACACTGCCAAACCGTTAGGACTCTCAGGACAATCTTTAATTGAGTGGGGTGGGGCATTGCGCTGGATTAATAGCGAACACACTCCCGCGCAGATCTTTAAAGTGGCTGTAGAAGCCCAGGGCCATGCCCAGCTTTTCCGAGGTGGAGATCCACAGCATCCCATCAGTTCCCCCCTGTCACCCACTTTGATCCCCATTCATCAGCGGCTCAAACATAACTTTGACCCCAAGGGGATTTTTAATCCCGGATTACCAGGAAACTTTTAG
- the glcF gene encoding glycolate oxidase subunit GlcF, translating to MYVNLTPEFKAADFGEEAEKILRTCVHCGFCLATCPTYQLLGNELDSPRGRIYLIKNVLEGEPVTKNTQLHLDRCLTCRACESTCPSGVQYGKLVDIGRKVVEKSVPRSAVAQFKRYVLKKVLPNPKLFNPLVDVGQAFKPLLPKTMTQALPDKTFLGLWPTRMHARKMIVLEGCVQPKLTPETNLAAAKVLDQLGISLIRVAGSGCCGALKHHLNDEAAALMDMRRNIDFWWPQVEKGGVEAIVVTASGCGTEVKQYGYHLQHDPLYSDRAQQISHLARDISEVMAMLPVESLLKAQSTDEKIAFHAPCSLQHGQKLKGFVEGLLTGWGARLTTVPDAHLCCGSAGTYSILQPEISKKLQANKIKALESGRPDVILTANIGCQTHLKAVSSVPVIHWIEWLAAKLEL from the coding sequence ATGTATGTGAATTTAACACCTGAATTTAAAGCGGCTGACTTTGGTGAGGAAGCTGAAAAAATCCTGCGAACCTGTGTGCACTGTGGTTTTTGTTTGGCCACGTGTCCCACCTATCAATTATTGGGTAATGAATTAGATAGCCCGCGGGGCAGAATTTATTTAATTAAAAATGTTCTTGAAGGCGAGCCTGTTACCAAGAATACTCAGCTTCACTTAGATCGCTGTCTCACCTGTCGCGCCTGTGAGAGTACTTGCCCCTCGGGAGTGCAATACGGTAAGTTGGTGGATATTGGCCGCAAGGTGGTGGAGAAATCTGTTCCTAGGAGCGCCGTTGCTCAATTTAAAAGATATGTGTTAAAAAAGGTTTTACCTAACCCTAAACTCTTTAATCCCTTGGTAGATGTGGGTCAGGCTTTCAAGCCACTGCTACCTAAAACTATGACACAAGCATTGCCGGATAAAACGTTTCTAGGATTGTGGCCAACCAGGATGCACGCCAGAAAAATGATTGTGCTAGAGGGTTGTGTACAACCGAAGCTAACCCCAGAAACCAATCTTGCGGCAGCGAAAGTACTGGATCAACTAGGCATCTCATTAATTCGTGTTGCAGGCAGTGGTTGCTGTGGCGCCCTAAAGCATCATTTAAATGATGAAGCAGCAGCCTTGATGGACATGAGGCGCAATATTGACTTCTGGTGGCCTCAGGTAGAAAAAGGTGGTGTTGAGGCCATTGTAGTCACCGCCAGCGGTTGCGGCACGGAAGTGAAACAATATGGCTATCATTTGCAACATGATCCATTATATTCTGACCGTGCTCAGCAAATCTCTCATTTGGCTCGTGATATTTCCGAGGTGATGGCCATGTTACCAGTGGAAAGTCTACTTAAGGCGCAAAGCACGGATGAGAAAATTGCTTTTCATGCTCCCTGTTCCTTGCAACATGGGCAAAAGCTAAAGGGCTTTGTTGAGGGATTATTGACAGGTTGGGGAGCTCGATTAACAACAGTGCCTGATGCTCATCTATGCTGTGGATCAGCGGGAACTTATTCTATTTTACAGCCTGAGATTTCAAAAAAACTGCAAGCTAATAAAATTAAAGCTCTGGAGAGCGGTAGACCCGATGTGATTTTAACTGCCAATATCGGATGTCAAACCCATTTGAAGGCGGTGAGTTCAGTGCCTGTGATTCATTGGATAGAATGGTTAGCGGCGAAATTGGAACTTTAA
- a CDS encoding DMT family transporter: MNKKILTSFLVPAVFVFLWATGFIGARYGLPYMEPMTFLAIRMALAAVILLIVALISKAPWPPTPMAALHVTISGLLVHGGYLGGVWAAIAIGMPAGMVSLIVGMQPILTSVAAFFVLKERLNVRQWLGLLIGLIGLFLVLAHRVSANDLTPLSALFSCIGLLSISAGTVYQKKFFASVDIRTGGVLQYCTSGLLFWSLALAFEQRTVVWNPPLVFAMAWSVLALSVGAVALLYKLIRDGEASRVSSLLYLVPPVTALIAFLCFDERLTFFAMIGMALVALGVALVILKFQFRR; encoded by the coding sequence ATGAATAAAAAAATTCTCACCAGTTTTTTGGTTCCTGCCGTTTTCGTCTTTCTTTGGGCGACAGGTTTTATCGGGGCCCGTTATGGTTTACCTTATATGGAGCCCATGACTTTTCTTGCCATTCGAATGGCCTTAGCTGCAGTCATACTTCTTATAGTGGCACTTATTTCAAAAGCACCTTGGCCCCCTACTCCCATGGCCGCCCTCCATGTCACGATTTCAGGCTTACTGGTTCATGGAGGCTATTTAGGTGGGGTGTGGGCGGCCATTGCCATCGGTATGCCAGCTGGCATGGTATCCCTCATTGTGGGGATGCAACCAATCCTCACCTCTGTGGCGGCTTTTTTTGTATTAAAGGAAAGACTCAATGTCAGACAGTGGCTGGGATTACTCATTGGTTTAATCGGTTTGTTTCTAGTTCTGGCTCATCGTGTCTCTGCCAATGACTTGACACCTTTATCAGCACTCTTCTCGTGTATTGGCTTACTCAGTATTAGTGCTGGCACTGTTTATCAAAAGAAATTCTTTGCCAGTGTAGATATTAGAACAGGAGGAGTTTTACAATACTGCACCTCAGGACTTCTTTTTTGGTCGCTGGCCTTAGCCTTTGAACAACGTACTGTTGTATGGAATCCCCCCTTGGTTTTTGCCATGGCATGGTCAGTCTTAGCACTCTCCGTTGGGGCTGTGGCGTTACTCTATAAATTAATTAGAGATGGAGAGGCATCGAGAGTTTCAAGCCTCCTCTACCTTGTGCCACCCGTCACAGCCCTTATCGCTTTTCTGTGTTTTGATGAGCGATTGACGTTCTTCGCTATGATCGGTATGGCATTGGTAGCCTTGGGTGTGGCCTTGGTGATTTTAAAGTTCCAATTTCGCCGCTAA